In Sodalis ligni, a single genomic region encodes these proteins:
- the fabD gene encoding ACP S-malonyltransferase: protein MTELAMVFPGQGSQSVGMLAELAALYPLVETTFGEASAALGYDLWALTQQGPVEELNKTWQTQPALLAASVSIWRVWRQQGGKIPAWLAGHSLGEYSALVCAGVLEFTAAVKLVELRGKLMQEAVPAGVGGMSAIIGLDNAAIARACEESAQGQVVAPVNFNSPGQVVIAGHKEAVERAGAACKAAGAKRALPLPVSVPSHCALMEPAAEKLALALRDVRFSIPEVPVVNNVDVKAETDPDAIRSALVRQLYNPVRWTETVQYLAAQGAEVLIEAGPGKVLTGLTKRIVDTLSGQGGNDPASLAAAIEQK, encoded by the coding sequence ATGACAGAACTGGCAATGGTTTTCCCGGGGCAGGGTTCTCAATCCGTGGGTATGCTGGCTGAACTGGCCGCGCTTTATCCGCTGGTTGAGACCACTTTTGGCGAAGCCTCCGCCGCACTGGGATATGATTTATGGGCATTAACGCAGCAAGGTCCGGTGGAAGAACTGAATAAAACCTGGCAGACCCAGCCGGCATTGCTGGCGGCTTCGGTGTCCATTTGGCGGGTTTGGCGGCAGCAGGGCGGGAAAATTCCCGCCTGGCTGGCGGGACATAGCCTGGGCGAATATTCCGCGCTGGTGTGCGCCGGCGTGCTGGAATTCACCGCGGCGGTTAAGCTGGTGGAACTGCGCGGCAAGCTGATGCAGGAAGCGGTTCCCGCCGGCGTCGGTGGAATGTCGGCCATTATCGGCCTGGATAATGCCGCCATCGCCAGAGCCTGCGAAGAATCGGCGCAGGGACAGGTGGTCGCGCCGGTGAACTTCAATTCGCCGGGCCAGGTGGTGATCGCCGGCCATAAAGAAGCGGTTGAGCGTGCCGGCGCGGCCTGTAAAGCGGCCGGCGCGAAACGCGCGCTTCCTTTGCCGGTGAGCGTGCCTTCCCACTGCGCGCTGATGGAGCCGGCGGCGGAAAAACTCGCGCTGGCCCTGCGGGACGTTCGTTTCTCCATTCCTGAGGTGCCGGTGGTGAATAACGTCGACGTAAAAGCGGAAACCGACCCCGACGCCATCCGCAGCGCGCTGGTGCGCCAGCTTTACAACCCGGTACGGTGGACGGAAACGGTTCAGTATCTTGCCGCCCAAGGCGCCGAGGTATTGATTGAGGCGGGTCCCGGCAAAGTCCTTACCGGTTTGACCAAACGCATCGTTGACACCCTGTCCGGCCAGGGGGGGAACGATCCCGCTTCGCTGGCTGCGGCGATTGAGCAAAAATAA
- the fabG gene encoding 3-oxoacyl-ACP reductase FabG, with protein sequence MGFEGKIALVTGASRGIGRAIAEKLAACGATVIGTATSEPGADAISAYLAGKGKGLRLDVSDSASIESLLEKIRAEFGEVDILVNNAGITRDNLLMRMKEEEWQSILDTNLTSVFRMSKAVMRAMMKKRYGRIITIGSVVGSMGNAGQANYAAAKAGLVGFSKSLAREVASRGITVNVVAPGFIATDMTEALTDEHRAEILTRIPANRLGDPQEIASVVAFFASDEAAYITGETIHVNGGMYML encoded by the coding sequence ATGGGTTTTGAAGGTAAAATCGCCCTGGTCACGGGCGCCAGCCGAGGTATTGGCCGCGCTATCGCCGAGAAACTGGCGGCATGCGGTGCGACGGTTATCGGTACCGCCACCAGCGAACCGGGCGCCGACGCCATCAGCGCTTATCTCGCCGGCAAAGGCAAAGGGCTGCGTCTGGACGTCTCTGACAGCGCCTCCATTGAGTCGCTTTTGGAGAAAATACGTGCGGAATTTGGCGAAGTCGACATTTTAGTGAATAATGCCGGCATCACGCGTGATAATCTACTGATGCGCATGAAAGAAGAGGAATGGCAGTCTATCCTAGATACTAACCTGACCTCCGTGTTCCGCATGTCCAAGGCGGTAATGCGCGCGATGATGAAAAAGCGCTACGGCAGAATCATTACCATCGGTTCTGTCGTCGGCTCAATGGGTAATGCCGGGCAAGCGAATTATGCCGCGGCGAAAGCCGGCCTGGTGGGTTTTAGCAAATCCCTGGCGCGGGAAGTCGCTTCGCGGGGCATCACGGTAAACGTGGTGGCGCCCGGATTTATAGCTACAGATATGACCGAAGCGTTGACAGATGAACACCGAGCGGAAATTTTGACCAGAATTCCGGCCAACCGTCTCGGCGATCCACAGGAAATTGCCAGTGTTGTTGCTTTTTTCGCTTCTGACGAGGCGGCATACATTACCGGTGAAACGATACATGTCAATGGCGGCATGTATATGCTGTGA
- the acpP gene encoding acyl carrier protein, producing the protein MSTTEEKVKAIIAEQLGVKKEEVVNNASFVDDLGADSLDTVELVMALEEEFDTEIPDEEAEKIPTVQAAIDFIQASQQ; encoded by the coding sequence ATGAGCACTACCGAAGAAAAAGTTAAGGCAATCATCGCTGAGCAACTGGGTGTTAAGAAAGAAGAAGTCGTGAACAATGCTTCTTTCGTTGATGACCTCGGCGCAGATTCCCTTGACACTGTTGAGCTGGTAATGGCGCTGGAAGAAGAATTTGATACCGAAATTCCGGACGAGGAAGCTGAGAAAATCCCTACTGTTCAGGCAGCGATTGATTTCATTCAGGCAAGCCAGCAGTAA
- the fabF gene encoding beta-ketoacyl-ACP synthase II, translated as MSKRRGVVTGLGMLSPVGHTVESTWSALLAGQSGIGLIDHFDTSAYATRFAGLVKNFNCEDYLSRKEARKMDIFIQYGIAAGIQAMQDSGLIVTEENATRIGAAIGSGIGGLGLIEDNHTALINGGPRKISPFFVPSTIVNMIAGHLTIMCGLRGPSICIATACTTGVHNIGQAARIIAYNDADVMLAGGAEKGSTPLGVGGFGAARALSTRNDDPQAASRPWDRDRDGFVLGDGAGVMVLEEYEHAKKRGAKIYAELVGFGMSSDAYHMTSPPENGAGAALAMENALRDADITPSQVLYINAHGTSTPVGDKAETYAVKSVFREDAHKVMISSTKSMTGHLLGAAGAIEAIFSVLALRDQAIPPTINLDNPGEECDLDFVPHEARRVTDMQYTLCNSFGFGGTNGSLVFRRI; from the coding sequence GTGTCTAAGCGTCGAGGTGTTGTGACCGGTCTCGGCATGTTGTCTCCTGTCGGGCATACCGTAGAATCTACGTGGAGCGCGCTCCTTGCCGGACAGAGTGGCATCGGCCTGATCGACCATTTTGATACCTCAGCCTATGCAACGCGTTTTGCGGGCTTGGTGAAAAATTTTAATTGTGAAGATTATCTATCGCGTAAAGAAGCACGCAAGATGGATATTTTCATCCAATACGGCATTGCCGCCGGCATACAGGCAATGCAGGACTCGGGACTGATAGTTACCGAAGAAAACGCCACCCGCATCGGCGCGGCGATTGGTTCGGGTATCGGCGGTCTGGGTCTGATTGAAGACAACCATACCGCGCTTATTAACGGCGGGCCGCGTAAAATCAGCCCGTTTTTTGTGCCCTCCACCATCGTTAATATGATAGCCGGCCATCTGACCATCATGTGCGGACTGCGTGGCCCCAGCATTTGCATTGCTACCGCCTGTACTACCGGAGTGCATAATATCGGCCAGGCCGCGCGTATCATCGCTTATAACGATGCGGATGTGATGCTGGCCGGCGGCGCCGAAAAAGGCAGCACTCCTTTGGGCGTCGGTGGTTTTGGCGCCGCGCGCGCATTGTCCACGCGCAATGATGATCCCCAGGCGGCGAGCCGTCCCTGGGACCGCGATCGGGACGGATTCGTACTGGGGGATGGTGCCGGCGTCATGGTGCTGGAAGAGTACGAACACGCAAAAAAACGCGGCGCGAAAATATACGCCGAACTAGTGGGTTTCGGCATGAGCAGCGACGCCTACCATATGACGTCGCCGCCGGAAAATGGCGCCGGAGCGGCGCTGGCCATGGAAAACGCCTTGCGCGACGCGGACATTACCCCGTCTCAGGTGCTTTATATCAACGCTCACGGCACGTCAACGCCGGTGGGTGATAAAGCGGAAACCTATGCCGTGAAGTCAGTCTTCCGGGAAGATGCGCATAAGGTCATGATAAGCTCCACCAAATCCATGACCGGCCATCTGCTGGGGGCCGCCGGGGCGATTGAGGCAATATTCAGCGTGCTGGCGCTGCGCGATCAGGCGATACCGCCCACCATCAACCTGGATAATCCCGGCGAAGAATGCGATCTGGATTTTGTGCCCCATGAAGCCCGCCGGGTGACCGACATGCAATATACGCTGTGTAACTCTTTCGGTTTCGGCGGTACCAACGGCTCGCTGGTATTCCGCAGGATCTGA
- the pabC gene encoding aminodeoxychorismate lyase, with protein sequence MYWINGEPRQQLPLTDRAIQFGDGFFTTARIRTGRIDLLSYHLERLAQSAARLLFDPLDLAVLEREMRQAAEQWRDGVLKVIISRGSGGRGYSAAGCGMPLRILSHGEAPPHYPLWRRQGVNLTLSPVALACNPLLAGIKHLNRLEQVLIRTRLEQTAGAQEAVVLDTRGYVTECCAANIFWRRGSEVYTPTLEQSGVAGVMRRHIMTLSTESPFTLHLVDALPAALLAADEVIICNALMPVLPVNRFDERIYQDRTLFEYLRPSC encoded by the coding sequence ATGTATTGGATCAACGGAGAACCTCGGCAGCAGCTGCCTTTGACCGATCGTGCCATTCAGTTCGGCGACGGCTTTTTTACCACCGCCCGCATCCGAACGGGACGCATAGATCTCTTATCCTACCATTTGGAAAGATTGGCGCAGTCAGCCGCTCGCCTGCTGTTTGACCCCCTGGACCTGGCGGTGCTGGAACGGGAAATGCGACAGGCGGCTGAACAATGGCGGGACGGAGTGCTCAAAGTCATTATCAGCCGCGGCAGCGGCGGCAGGGGCTACAGCGCCGCCGGCTGCGGGATGCCGCTGCGGATTCTCAGCCATGGCGAGGCCCCGCCCCATTACCCGTTGTGGCGCCGCCAGGGTGTGAATTTGACTCTTAGTCCCGTCGCCCTGGCATGCAATCCCCTGTTGGCCGGGATAAAGCATCTCAACCGCCTGGAGCAGGTATTGATTCGCACCCGGCTGGAGCAGACCGCCGGCGCGCAGGAGGCCGTGGTGCTGGATACCCGGGGTTACGTCACCGAATGCTGCGCCGCGAATATTTTTTGGCGGCGCGGCAGCGAGGTTTACACGCCGACGCTGGAACAGTCGGGAGTAGCGGGTGTGATGCGGCGGCATATCATGACGCTGTCCACGGAATCGCCCTTTACCCTGCATCTGGTGGATGCCCTGCCGGCGGCATTGCTTGCGGCCGACGAAGTGATCATTTGCAATGCCTTGATGCCCGTTTTGCCGGTGAATCGTTTTGATGAACGCATCTATCAGGACAGAACATTGTTTGAATATCTTAGACCGAGCTGTTAA
- the mltG gene encoding endolytic transglycosylase MltG, whose amino-acid sequence MKKNILIFAVILALLAGGAAYCLLQIRHFAASPLTITQEKIFTLPAGTGREGLKTALRQEHIIKHARWLPWLWQWEPSLAAFKAGTYRFTPGMTVREMLELLASGKEAQFSIRFIEGSTLKEWLVILDKAPYVKHTAANLPLDQLAERLGVDPTQPLEGHFYPDTYLYTAQTTDIALLKRAWQRMDKTLGTVWQGRADGLPYKKPADLLTMASIVEKETGLPEERAKVASVFINRLRLGMRLQTDPTVIYGMGDGYKGTLSRQDLGEATPYNTYVITGLPPAPIAMPGHASLLAAAHPEKTSYLYFVADGKGRHVFSNNLASHNKAVQQYRESLKEIHGQ is encoded by the coding sequence ATGAAGAAAAACATACTTATTTTCGCCGTCATCCTGGCGCTATTGGCCGGCGGGGCGGCTTATTGCCTGTTGCAAATCAGGCATTTTGCCGCATCGCCCCTTACCATCACGCAGGAGAAAATCTTCACCTTGCCGGCCGGTACAGGGCGTGAAGGGCTAAAGACCGCGCTGCGCCAGGAGCATATTATCAAGCATGCCCGCTGGCTGCCCTGGCTGTGGCAATGGGAACCGAGTTTGGCCGCATTCAAGGCCGGGACCTATCGGTTTACCCCTGGCATGACCGTTCGGGAAATGCTTGAATTATTGGCCAGCGGCAAAGAAGCCCAATTTTCTATTCGCTTTATCGAAGGCTCGACCCTGAAAGAATGGCTGGTTATCCTGGATAAAGCGCCTTATGTTAAACACACTGCGGCCAATCTGCCGCTGGATCAATTGGCCGAACGCCTGGGCGTGGATCCGACGCAGCCCCTGGAAGGGCATTTCTATCCGGATACCTATCTCTATACCGCCCAGACCACCGATATCGCGCTGTTGAAACGGGCCTGGCAGCGCATGGATAAAACTCTCGGTACCGTCTGGCAGGGCAGAGCGGACGGATTGCCTTACAAAAAGCCCGCGGACCTGCTGACCATGGCGTCCATCGTTGAAAAAGAAACCGGCCTGCCGGAAGAACGGGCCAAAGTGGCGTCGGTATTTATTAACCGCCTGCGGCTGGGCATGCGTTTGCAAACCGATCCCACGGTCATTTACGGCATGGGGGATGGGTATAAAGGCACCCTCAGCCGACAGGATCTCGGCGAAGCAACGCCGTATAATACCTATGTGATTACCGGGCTGCCGCCGGCGCCGATCGCCATGCCGGGCCACGCATCGCTCCTGGCCGCCGCACATCCGGAAAAGACCTCGTATCTCTATTTTGTCGCCGATGGCAAAGGCCGGCATGTGTTCAGCAATAACCTGGCGAGCCATAATAAAGCCGTGCAGCAATATCGTGAAAGCCTCAAGGAAATCCATGGACAGTAA
- the tmk gene encoding dTMP kinase yields MDSKFIVIEGLEGAGKTSAIQVIVETLRRHGIEDVVFTREPGGTPLAEALRRLIKDGADNEAVTDKAELLMLYAARAQLVETVIKPALARGAWVVGDRHDLSSQAYQGGGRGVDPQLLETLRDLVLGDFRPDLTLYLDLPPVLGLQRARARGELDRIEQESLAFFERTRQRYLELAAKDPSIVTLDAGRSLEQVAEDVRALLENWFTARERRP; encoded by the coding sequence ATGGACAGTAAATTCATCGTTATCGAGGGACTGGAAGGCGCCGGCAAAACCAGCGCGATTCAGGTTATCGTCGAGACGCTACGCCGCCACGGCATTGAAGATGTGGTCTTTACCCGAGAGCCGGGGGGAACGCCGCTGGCGGAAGCATTGCGTCGGTTGATCAAAGACGGCGCCGACAATGAGGCGGTCACTGATAAAGCCGAACTGCTGATGCTGTACGCGGCCCGGGCCCAATTGGTGGAGACGGTGATTAAACCGGCGCTGGCGCGCGGCGCATGGGTGGTGGGGGATCGTCACGATCTCTCGTCCCAGGCTTATCAGGGCGGGGGCCGCGGCGTGGATCCGCAACTGCTGGAGACGCTGCGCGACCTGGTGCTGGGGGACTTTCGTCCGGATTTAACCCTATACCTGGATTTGCCGCCGGTGTTGGGTTTGCAGCGGGCCCGGGCGCGGGGCGAACTCGATCGCATTGAACAGGAGTCGCTGGCCTTTTTTGAACGTACCCGGCAGCGCTACCTGGAACTGGCGGCGAAGGATCCTTCCATCGTTACCTTGGATGCTGGCCGTTCGCTGGAACAGGTGGCCGAGGACGTGCGCGCCTTGCTGGAAAACTGGTTTACCGCCCGGGAGCGGCGCCCATGA
- the holB gene encoding DNA polymerase III subunit delta': MNWYPWLNAPYRQIIARYQDGRGHHALLIHALKGSGVDSLCYAISRWLMCRQPEGMKSCGHCHSCQLMMAGNHPDFYRPEPEKGRSSLGVDSIRQVIDPLYNHAQQGGAKVVWLSDAEALTEQAANALLKTLEEPPDRTYFLLACREPSHLLPTLRSRCLYRHLPAPDEPTGSGWLLQQGIRDAEQARTALRLYNGAPLAALDILQPARWAERQGLCDGIRQALARRDLLSLLPFLNKDKDDEPLYWLLTLLTDALKWQAGAVAFAVNQDQRLLVEQLGTRYPSGILHHQLHQWLECRRQWQTISGINRELLLTNQLLNWDEAADVGAHPWSL; encoded by the coding sequence ATGAACTGGTATCCCTGGCTGAACGCGCCTTATCGGCAAATTATTGCCCGCTATCAGGACGGCCGGGGGCACCATGCCTTATTGATTCATGCCCTCAAGGGCTCCGGCGTTGACTCGCTGTGCTACGCCATCAGCCGCTGGCTGATGTGCCGCCAGCCGGAAGGAATGAAGAGCTGCGGCCATTGCCACAGTTGCCAACTGATGATGGCGGGTAATCATCCTGACTTTTACCGGCCGGAGCCGGAAAAGGGGCGAAGCAGCCTGGGCGTGGACAGCATACGGCAGGTGATAGATCCGCTGTATAACCATGCGCAGCAGGGGGGAGCGAAGGTGGTGTGGCTGTCGGATGCCGAAGCACTCACCGAACAGGCGGCGAATGCCCTGCTGAAAACACTGGAAGAACCGCCGGACCGGACCTATTTTCTGCTGGCCTGCCGCGAGCCGTCGCACCTGTTGCCCACCCTGCGCAGCCGCTGCCTTTACCGGCATCTGCCGGCGCCTGATGAACCCACCGGTTCCGGCTGGCTGTTGCAGCAGGGCATCCGCGACGCGGAACAGGCCCGCACGGCGCTACGGCTGTATAACGGCGCGCCTCTGGCGGCGCTGGACATACTGCAGCCCGCTAGATGGGCGGAACGGCAGGGGCTATGCGACGGTATTCGGCAGGCCCTCGCCCGGCGGGATCTGCTCTCGCTGCTGCCCTTTCTGAATAAAGACAAGGATGACGAACCGCTCTACTGGCTGCTCACGCTGCTTACCGATGCGTTGAAATGGCAGGCGGGGGCGGTCGCCTTTGCCGTTAATCAGGATCAGCGGTTGCTGGTGGAGCAGCTCGGCACCCGCTATCCGTCCGGTATCCTGCATCACCAGCTGCATCAATGGCTGGAATGCCGCCGGCAATGGCAGACTATCAGCGGCATCAATCGCGAGCTGTTGCTCACTAATCAGTTGCTTAACTGGGATGAGGCGGCGGATGTCGGCGCCCACCCCTGGAGCCTTTAG
- a CDS encoding metal-dependent hydrolase codes for MFLVDSHCHLDGLNYETVHRDVNDVVAKAGARDVRLMLAVATSLPGFHKMTELIGRRDEVLLSCGIHPLNLDEPYDFAELRRLAAGEAVVALGETGLDYYYQQDNKPEQQTSLREHIRIGRELDKPVIIHTRSAREDTLAILREERAGECGGVLHCFTEDTETAKTLLDLGFYISFSGMITFKKADALREAARYVPLDRLLVETDSPYLAPVPYRGKENQPAYVRDVAEYMAALKGVTVEQLADATTDNFGRLFHVDPRRLGK; via the coding sequence ATGTTTTTGGTCGATTCTCACTGTCATCTTGACGGATTGAATTATGAAACCGTGCACCGTGACGTGAATGACGTCGTGGCGAAGGCCGGGGCAAGGGATGTGCGCCTGATGCTGGCAGTGGCCACGTCGCTGCCGGGTTTCCATAAAATGACCGAACTTATCGGTCGCCGCGACGAGGTGCTGCTCTCCTGCGGCATACATCCGCTGAATCTGGACGAACCCTATGATTTTGCCGAACTCAGGCGCCTTGCGGCCGGCGAAGCGGTGGTGGCGCTGGGTGAAACCGGCCTGGATTATTATTACCAGCAGGATAATAAACCGGAGCAGCAGACGTCGCTGCGGGAGCATATCCGTATCGGCCGTGAGCTTGATAAACCGGTGATTATTCATACCCGTTCCGCCCGCGAGGATACGCTGGCCATTCTGCGGGAGGAGCGGGCCGGGGAGTGCGGCGGCGTGCTGCACTGCTTTACCGAGGACACCGAGACGGCAAAAACGCTGTTGGATTTGGGGTTTTATATTTCCTTTTCCGGCATGATCACCTTCAAAAAAGCCGACGCCCTGCGTGAGGCGGCGCGATATGTGCCGCTGGACCGGCTGCTGGTGGAAACCGATTCCCCCTATCTTGCGCCGGTACCTTACCGCGGCAAGGAAAACCAGCCGGCTTACGTCCGGGATGTGGCGGAGTATATGGCGGCGCTGAAAGGGGTGACGGTGGAACAGCTGGCGGACGCCACCACCGACAATTTCGGCCGTCTGTTCCATGTGGATCCCCGCCGATTGGGTAAATGA
- the ptsG gene encoding PTS glucose transporter subunit IIBC: MFNNAFADLQKVGKSLMLPVSVLPIAGILLGVGSAEFSWIPAVISHVMAEAGGSVFANMPLIFAIGVALGFTNNDGVSALAAVVAYGIMVKTMAVVAPLVLHLPADEIAAKHLADTGVLGGIISGAIAAYMFNRFYRIRLPEYLGFFSGKRFVPIISGLFAILLGVVLSFIWPPIGAAIQIFSKWAAYQNPVVAFGIYGVVERALVPFGLHHIWNVPFQMQVGDYTNAAGQVFHGDIPRYMAGDPEAGKLSGGFLFKMYGLPAAAIAIWHSAKPENRAKVGGIMLSGALTAFLTGITEPIEFSFIFVAPILYVIHAILAGLAFPICILLGMRDGTSFSHGLIDFIVLSGNSSRIWLFPVVGIIYGIIYYTLFRVLIVKLDLKTPGREVTGTQQLAQAGTEMAGALVKAFGGRENITNLDACITRLRISVADITKVDQAGLKRLGAAGVVVAGSGVQAIFGTRSDNLKTDMDEYIRQFA, from the coding sequence ATGTTTAACAACGCATTTGCAGACCTGCAAAAAGTAGGTAAATCGCTAATGCTGCCGGTATCGGTGTTGCCCATTGCCGGCATTTTGCTGGGCGTCGGGTCGGCCGAGTTCAGCTGGATTCCCGCGGTTATTTCCCACGTCATGGCGGAAGCGGGCGGTTCGGTCTTCGCCAATATGCCGCTGATTTTCGCCATCGGCGTGGCCCTGGGTTTCACCAATAACGACGGCGTCTCGGCGCTGGCGGCGGTGGTGGCCTACGGTATCATGGTCAAAACCATGGCGGTGGTTGCTCCTTTGGTACTGCATCTGCCCGCGGACGAGATCGCCGCCAAACATCTGGCGGACACCGGGGTGCTGGGAGGCATTATTTCCGGCGCCATTGCCGCTTATATGTTCAATCGTTTTTACCGCATCAGGCTGCCCGAATACCTGGGATTTTTTTCCGGGAAACGATTTGTACCCATTATTTCCGGTTTATTCGCCATTCTGCTGGGCGTGGTGCTGTCCTTTATCTGGCCGCCCATCGGGGCGGCGATTCAGATCTTTTCTAAGTGGGCGGCGTACCAGAATCCGGTGGTGGCTTTCGGTATCTACGGTGTCGTGGAGCGCGCGCTGGTGCCGTTCGGCCTGCACCACATCTGGAATGTGCCTTTCCAGATGCAGGTGGGTGATTATACCAACGCCGCCGGCCAGGTCTTCCATGGCGATATTCCCCGCTATATGGCGGGCGACCCGGAGGCGGGTAAATTGTCCGGCGGTTTCCTGTTCAAGATGTACGGTCTGCCGGCCGCCGCTATTGCCATCTGGCACTCCGCCAAACCGGAAAACCGCGCCAAGGTGGGGGGAATCATGCTGTCGGGGGCATTAACCGCCTTTCTGACCGGCATCACCGAACCCATTGAGTTTTCCTTTATCTTTGTCGCACCCATCCTATACGTGATCCATGCGATCCTGGCCGGCCTGGCGTTTCCCATTTGCATCCTGCTGGGCATGCGCGACGGCACCAGCTTTTCCCACGGCCTGATTGATTTCATCGTGCTCAGCGGCAACAGCAGCCGTATCTGGCTATTCCCGGTGGTGGGCATTATTTACGGGATAATCTATTACACCCTGTTCCGGGTGCTGATTGTAAAATTGGACCTGAAAACCCCGGGCCGCGAGGTCACCGGCACGCAGCAGCTGGCACAGGCCGGTACGGAAATGGCCGGCGCGCTGGTGAAAGCCTTCGGCGGCAGGGAAAATATTACCAACCTGGATGCCTGTATTACCCGTTTGCGCATCAGCGTGGCGGATATTACCAAGGTGGACCAGGCCGGGCTCAAACGCCTGGGCGCCGCCGGCGTCGTGGTGGCGGGCTCAGGGGTGCAGGCCATCTTCGGCACCCGTTCGGATAATCTGAAAACCGACATGGATGAATATATACGTCAATTTGCCTGA
- the hinT gene encoding purine nucleoside phosphoramidase: MAEETIFSKIIRREIPSEIVYQDELVTAFRDISPKAPSHIVIVPNVLIPTVNDVTAEHEAALGRMFTAAAKIAEQEGIAEDGFRLIINCNRHGGQEVYHLHMHLLGGKALGPLVSY; encoded by the coding sequence ATGGCAGAAGAAACCATTTTCAGCAAGATTATCCGCCGGGAAATCCCTTCGGAAATCGTTTATCAGGATGAGCTGGTTACCGCTTTTCGCGATATCTCCCCCAAAGCCCCAAGCCACATCGTTATAGTGCCGAACGTGCTGATCCCCACGGTAAATGATGTCACCGCCGAACATGAAGCGGCGCTGGGACGCATGTTTACCGCCGCGGCGAAAATCGCCGAGCAGGAAGGGATCGCCGAGGACGGTTTCCGGTTGATAATCAACTGTAATCGCCACGGCGGCCAAGAGGTCTATCATCTGCATATGCATCTTTTGGGCGGTAAAGCCCTCGGACCGCTGGTGTCATACTGA
- a CDS encoding YcfL family protein, protein MRFARFAPSLLAGLLLAAGCSSGGHKTLMINNQQSLVMDPSVMMAGINAQPPSIGDVQGQKRAAAVIHNDQSHPVTVHYCFYWYDRQGLDILPYASVQTLVIPPGATVTVDATSGNLEARQVRLYLYI, encoded by the coding sequence ATGCGTTTTGCGCGTTTTGCTCCGTCATTGTTAGCGGGCCTGCTGCTGGCCGCGGGTTGCAGTAGCGGCGGCCATAAGACGCTGATGATTAACAATCAGCAATCCCTGGTGATGGATCCGTCGGTGATGATGGCGGGCATAAACGCCCAGCCGCCCTCCATCGGCGACGTTCAGGGACAAAAGCGGGCTGCGGCCGTGATACACAATGACCAGTCCCATCCGGTCACTGTTCATTACTGTTTCTATTGGTATGACCGGCAGGGTCTGGATATCCTGCCTTATGCCAGCGTGCAGACCCTGGTAATCCCGCCGGGCGCCACGGTGACGGTGGATGCCACCAGCGGTAATCTTGAGGCGCGACAAGTCCGCCTTTATCTTTATATCTGA
- the lpoB gene encoding penicillin-binding protein activator LpoB — MKKFTFVVLAAMVLTGCLTRPPEQQQPAPIEPAQPVPSQPPVSVPPPATVPAPPTIRTLDWQGSVAPLVQQMLTVKDIAPGSMLVVNTVKNNTNGTIQTAKATDAIYNALASNGKFTVVAQPQITAAKQTLGLSTDDSLESRSKAVGLARYVNAQYVLYTDAGGDAKAPDLEMQLMLVQTGEIIWSGKGSVQP; from the coding sequence ATGAAAAAGTTTACCTTCGTCGTGCTGGCCGCCATGGTCCTGACCGGATGTCTGACACGTCCGCCAGAGCAGCAACAGCCGGCTCCCATAGAACCGGCGCAGCCTGTGCCTAGTCAACCCCCGGTGTCCGTGCCGCCGCCGGCGACGGTACCGGCGCCGCCGACCATCAGGACGCTTGACTGGCAGGGCAGCGTCGCACCGCTGGTGCAACAGATGCTCACCGTTAAGGATATCGCTCCGGGAAGCATGCTAGTGGTCAATACGGTCAAAAACAATACCAACGGCACTATACAGACCGCCAAGGCCACCGACGCCATCTACAATGCCCTGGCGTCCAATGGTAAGTTTACCGTCGTCGCCCAGCCGCAGATCACCGCGGCCAAGCAAACCCTCGGCCTATCGACGGATGACAGCCTGGAGTCGCGGAGCAAAGCGGTGGGACTGGCGCGTTACGTTAATGCGCAATACGTCCTGTACACCGATGCCGGCGGTGACGCCAAGGCGCCGGACCTGGAGATGCAGCTGATGCTGGTGCAGACCGGGGAGATTATCTGGTCGGGAAAAGGAAGTGTACAACCCTGA